One window of the Zea mays cultivar B73 chromosome 3, Zm-B73-REFERENCE-NAM-5.0, whole genome shotgun sequence genome contains the following:
- the LOC103649614 gene encoding glycogen synthase kinase-3 homolog MsK-3, with protein MRLQMISIGLHMQLRISFNICVLAELLLGQPLFPGESGVDQLVEIIKVLGTPTREEIKCMNPNYIEFKFPQIKAHPWHKIFHKRMPAEAVDLVSRLLQYSPKLRSTAVSVTSLF; from the exons ATGCGGCTCCAGATGATATCTATAGGACTTCACATGCAGCTGAGGATATCATTCAACATCTGTGTGCTCGCTGAGCTGCTTCTAGGACAG CCTCTGTTCCCTGGAGAAAGCGGTGTTGATCAGCTTGTTGAAATCATCAAG GTTCTGGGCACACCCACACGTGAAGAAATTAAGTGCATGAATCCAAATTATATCGAGTTTAAATTCCCGCAAATCAAAGCTCACCCGTGGCATAAG ATATTCCATAAAAGGATGCCTGCTGAAGCAGTAGATCTTGTGTCCAGGCTTCTGCAGTACTCACCAAAACTTCGATCGACTGCTGTAAGTGTAACATCATTATTTTAG